In Hydrogenimonas thermophila, a genomic segment contains:
- the cas1 gene encoding CRISPR-associated endonuclease Cas1: protein MQKSDRTHFIISPGKLRRKDNNIYFDRYDEDGEVVQTKILPINAIDEIYLLARVEVDSYTIAFLADNNILLYLFSPYQSFRGNFYPNTPNSVNKSGFVLLQQVRAFDDPKQRLYIAKAVTEGQIRNGAYNCNRRDVVFDEAPYMEALEKAKSISEVMAVEGSFKKSYYQAWNKIIKNQRSFKFTTRSKRPPADKINAMISYINTRIYNVVLSEIYKTELDPRIGFLHEPNYRALSLHLDIAEIFKPVIGDNLIFTLLNREQITAKTFKTDAKRIRFTNEAIQTIEIEMIKKLTDQIKIGEQRLTWRQVIRREINHLKRCICEYDSYQPFIQSEPK, encoded by the coding sequence ATGCAAAAAAGTGACCGTACCCATTTTATTATCTCACCAGGAAAGCTTAGACGTAAAGATAACAACATATATTTTGACCGCTATGATGAAGATGGTGAAGTGGTTCAAACAAAGATTCTACCGATCAATGCAATAGATGAAATTTATCTACTTGCACGGGTTGAGGTAGATAGTTATACCATTGCATTTTTAGCCGATAACAACATTCTTCTTTATCTCTTTAGCCCTTATCAGAGTTTTAGAGGAAACTTTTACCCTAATACTCCAAATAGTGTGAATAAGAGCGGTTTTGTGCTACTTCAACAGGTACGGGCATTTGATGATCCAAAACAGAGACTCTATATTGCCAAAGCAGTGACCGAAGGGCAGATTCGCAATGGTGCTTACAACTGTAATCGAAGAGATGTAGTATTTGATGAAGCACCCTATATGGAAGCACTTGAAAAAGCTAAATCAATTTCTGAAGTGATGGCAGTCGAAGGGAGTTTTAAAAAGTCGTACTATCAAGCGTGGAATAAGATTATCAAAAATCAGCGTAGCTTTAAGTTTACTACACGTAGTAAACGTCCGCCAGCAGATAAAATTAATGCTATGATCTCATACATCAATACCCGAATCTATAATGTTGTTTTGAGTGAGATTTATAAAACCGAACTTGACCCACGTATTGGCTTTTTGCACGAACCCAACTATCGTGCGTTAAGTTTGCATCTAGACATAGCAGAGATTTTTAAGCCAGTAATTGGAGATAATCTAATTTTTACTCTCTTAAATCGTGAACAGATTACAGCAAAAACATTTAAAACAGATGCCAAACGCATACGTTTTACTAATGAAGCCATTCAAACAATTGAAATAGAGATGATCAAAAAACTGACTGATCAGATCAAAATTGGAGAACAAAGACTCACTTGGCGACAGGTAATAAGACGAGAAATTAATCATCTTAAACGGTGTATTTGTGAATACGACAGTTACCAACCATTCATTCA